The Metabacillus litoralis genome contains a region encoding:
- a CDS encoding DUF2933 domain-containing protein has protein sequence MEWLLYLLCPLMMLFCMKGIFTGGKKDCHSKQENIKNEQMKSLQLQVHNLQEQNLKLINEIQLSKHKNSVVSISQDTENENRFTS, from the coding sequence ATGGAATGGTTACTGTACTTATTATGTCCTTTAATGATGTTATTCTGCATGAAGGGGATCTTTACAGGCGGTAAAAAAGATTGTCATTCTAAACAAGAAAACATAAAAAATGAACAAATGAAGTCTTTACAATTACAGGTGCATAATTTGCAAGAACAAAATTTGAAACTTATTAATGAGATTCAATTGTCTAAACATAAGAACAGTGTGGTTTCTATTTCTCAGGATACTGAAAATGAGAATAGATTCACATCGTAA
- a CDS encoding urease accessory protein UreH domain-containing protein, producing the protein MYEFFNQISNVMTHPFLNLARSFESIPILFAFLLGIVGAMAPCQFTGNIGAITLYGNKSLQKELAWVDVLFFTLGKIVVFTGLGILVWFLGRGFESQLTLYFPWFRKVIGPMFIIVGMFMLGIIKVKGTLTLLELPKRFFQKGKMGSFLMGISFSLGFCPTMFVLFFVTLMPIVFSTSYGVVLPSLFAIGTSLPLFLAMFLIWYYGASGAVIRKGRKVGLYIQRASGVILVVLGILDTVTYWTI; encoded by the coding sequence ATGTATGAATTTTTCAATCAAATAAGTAATGTTATGACTCACCCCTTTTTAAACCTCGCAAGGAGCTTTGAAAGCATTCCAATCCTATTCGCTTTTTTACTTGGGATTGTTGGTGCAATGGCGCCATGTCAGTTTACAGGAAACATCGGGGCAATTACTCTTTATGGGAATAAATCACTCCAAAAAGAATTAGCATGGGTCGATGTTCTCTTTTTTACTTTAGGGAAAATTGTCGTGTTTACTGGTTTGGGGATTCTGGTTTGGTTTTTGGGAAGGGGATTTGAGTCTCAACTAACATTATATTTTCCGTGGTTTAGAAAAGTTATTGGTCCAATGTTTATAATAGTCGGTATGTTTATGCTTGGTATTATTAAGGTGAAAGGGACATTAACGCTATTGGAATTGCCAAAGAGGTTTTTTCAAAAGGGAAAAATGGGTTCCTTTTTAATGGGAATTAGCTTTTCACTTGGTTTCTGTCCAACCATGTTTGTTTTATTTTTTGTTACATTAATGCCAATAGTATTTTCTACATCATATGGGGTTGTTTTGCCTAGTCTATTTGCAATTGGTACATCTTTGCCATTATTCCTAGCTATGTTCTTAATTTGGTATTACGGAGCTAGTGGTGCAGTGATCAGGAAGGGAAGAAAGGTTGGGTTATATATTCAGAGAGCTTCTGGTGTGATCTTGGTCGTATTAGGAATACTAGATACTGTTACCTACTGGACAATATAG
- a CDS encoding response regulator transcription factor, whose product MENREKVLVIDDEWNMRNLLKIHLSPQFEVKEATGGEEAFRFLKTDKFDLVILDLMMPEMDGWEVCKKIRDTSQVPVLMLTARGDIKDKVQGFNVGADDYLVKPFNSEELIVRSKALIRRSMMSSDSHVNPEGFIEISDLKIDQQGRQVYIKNHVLDLTPKEFDLIQLLVLNPNTVFTRDMLMDHIWGIHDVLDIRTVDSHVKNVREKFRKSDLSFNPIKTVWGKGYKFQAPDEGQ is encoded by the coding sequence GTGGAGAATAGGGAAAAAGTCTTAGTGATCGATGATGAGTGGAATATGAGGAATTTACTCAAAATTCATCTGTCTCCCCAATTTGAAGTGAAAGAAGCTACTGGTGGAGAAGAAGCTTTTCGTTTTCTTAAAACGGATAAATTTGACTTAGTAATATTAGATTTAATGATGCCGGAAATGGATGGATGGGAGGTTTGTAAGAAAATAAGAGATACTAGTCAAGTTCCCGTCCTTATGTTGACAGCCCGTGGAGATATAAAGGATAAGGTTCAAGGGTTTAACGTTGGAGCAGATGATTACCTTGTTAAGCCTTTTAATTCAGAAGAGTTAATAGTAAGATCTAAAGCTCTTATTAGACGCTCAATGATGTCTTCCGATTCTCACGTAAATCCTGAAGGATTCATTGAAATTTCTGATTTGAAAATAGATCAACAAGGAAGACAAGTTTATATAAAAAATCATGTTTTAGATTTAACACCAAAAGAATTCGACCTTATTCAGCTTCTGGTTTTAAACCCTAACACAGTCTTTACACGAGATATGCTTATGGATCATATTTGGGGTATTCATGATGTATTAGATATTCGAACAGTTGATTCACATGTGAAAAATGTAAGGGAAAAGTTTCGGAAAAGCGATCTTTCGTTTAATCCAATTAAAACAGTTTGGGGAAAGGGCTATAAGTTTCAAGCTCCGGATGAGGGACAATGA
- a CDS encoding cytochrome c oxidase assembly protein, whose protein sequence is MKQINVLIGVLLFSILNPIKSVLAHNGIDEQNSTKTIFDQWNIILFGALVIFLVAYIYLFKKEQDFLKKFSFFFSAVLIFYLAMGSPLHLLGDHYLFSAHMLEQSLVYIALPPLLLLGLPKHFVEPIFAFGLRYKIIRFLKYPLIPLLLFNVLFSFYHIPFIFNLVVSNNILHNLTHAILTVTAFFMWIPLIPMVRELDKLTEVQKVGYIFGAGVLLTPACALIIFSEQTFYPVYSEAPQLFSILPPLEDQRTGGIIMKMVQEIVYGTMIGYIFFKWAKKERSKDIIPIKTDIGM, encoded by the coding sequence ATGAAGCAAATTAATGTATTAATTGGAGTACTATTATTTTCTATATTAAATCCCATTAAAAGTGTTTTAGCTCATAATGGCATCGACGAACAAAACAGTACGAAAACTATTTTTGATCAGTGGAACATCATATTATTTGGGGCTTTAGTTATTTTTTTAGTAGCTTATATCTATTTATTTAAAAAAGAACAAGACTTTCTTAAAAAGTTTAGCTTTTTCTTTTCAGCTGTACTCATTTTTTATCTAGCAATGGGCAGTCCATTACACTTATTAGGAGATCATTATTTGTTTAGTGCTCACATGCTAGAGCAATCTCTAGTTTATATAGCATTACCGCCTTTACTTTTGTTAGGTTTACCTAAACATTTTGTTGAGCCAATTTTCGCTTTTGGATTGAGGTACAAAATAATAAGATTTTTAAAGTATCCCTTGATTCCCTTATTATTGTTTAATGTATTGTTTTCTTTTTATCATATTCCTTTCATATTTAATCTAGTCGTTTCAAATAATATTCTGCATAACTTAACACATGCTATTTTGACTGTTACTGCTTTCTTTATGTGGATTCCACTTATACCCATGGTTAGGGAATTAGATAAATTAACAGAGGTTCAGAAAGTTGGGTATATCTTTGGAGCGGGCGTTCTACTAACTCCAGCTTGTGCTCTTATTATTTTTTCAGAACAAACATTTTATCCTGTATATTCAGAAGCACCACAACTTTTTTCAATTCTTCCTCCATTAGAAGATCAAAGAACTGGTGGAATTATTATGAAAATGGTGCAGGAAATCGTATATGGAACAATGATTGGCTATATTTTCTTTAAATGGGCAAAGAAAGAAAGGTCAAAAGATATTATTCCAATTAAAACAGATATAGGGATGTGA
- a CDS encoding copper resistance CopC/CopD family protein: protein MSLFRKFIIWSMVIGIIHVFLPVLTGFAHSNMEKTYPTGGEKLTKSPSTIEVWFQDPVVIHSDSIQLLDASGNQIELGNLEIDPKDKTHIVSNLTEDLQEGYYVSKINVIALDGYVIQEEFKFQIVESETRQQKEDLEIVKYSPKDGEIVEGSPYQIDLWFNQPTEVTAIGVFDDQQQTINTETPVVDPNDPNHVIVKLEGGLSKGTYQVTWYAHPKNLDNKLQLETIDVFYFAVDEFTPIQQQEKGVSTKSFWFESMGLKQIGYWFVFIGVSILFGSAFFNSMILRECINSKKWRYYSFILLLLVLIGIFIIFVLQKGELENLSLSQLLSLKYVWIPVLQIFLLVLGFVFSKVRLLLYGFALFLLPFFTGHAAYPRYGGYLSMLVYGLHLVAASIWIGGLFSILTLPRKSEFKEKLKEILPSFSKWALMSLIIIVCTGLYMTNQYVPSFSTESFVQSEWGKAVVVKIIATIFILIIGFFQRRTIKRFITKGINTIITRAKIELVYAVFIVLFASLLLVSSPGAAEQGVYPTSMEKEGVKLDIDFTPLYPGLNVLTMDFEEKVKNVEVTLSMPPNYKVNYNAFKVDDRTFKITGNLLHAAGTMEMEVKAKKEDGEEIEYIFRIVIPGEMRFNE, encoded by the coding sequence TTGTCGCTTTTTCGGAAATTTATTATTTGGTCGATGGTCATCGGTATCATTCATGTTTTTTTACCAGTATTAACAGGGTTTGCTCACTCTAACATGGAAAAAACATACCCAACTGGAGGAGAGAAGCTTACCAAAAGTCCCTCAACAATAGAAGTCTGGTTTCAGGACCCAGTTGTTATACATTCTGATTCTATACAGCTACTAGATGCTTCTGGAAACCAAATAGAATTAGGAAATCTAGAGATTGATCCTAAAGATAAAACACATATCGTAAGTAATTTAACTGAGGATCTTCAAGAAGGGTATTATGTTTCAAAAATAAATGTGATTGCATTAGACGGTTATGTTATTCAGGAAGAATTTAAATTTCAAATAGTTGAATCAGAAACTAGGCAACAAAAAGAAGATTTAGAAATTGTTAAGTACTCACCAAAAGATGGAGAAATTGTAGAAGGTTCACCATATCAGATCGATTTGTGGTTTAATCAACCAACAGAAGTAACAGCTATAGGTGTGTTTGATGATCAACAGCAAACGATTAACACTGAAACACCTGTTGTAGATCCTAATGATCCCAACCATGTAATTGTTAAGTTAGAAGGAGGGTTATCAAAAGGAACATACCAAGTGACATGGTATGCGCATCCTAAGAATCTTGATAATAAGCTCCAATTGGAAACAATTGATGTTTTTTATTTTGCTGTTGATGAGTTTACCCCTATTCAACAGCAAGAGAAGGGTGTGTCAACCAAATCATTTTGGTTTGAAAGTATGGGTTTAAAACAAATCGGATATTGGTTTGTATTTATCGGAGTATCTATTTTATTTGGTAGTGCCTTCTTTAACTCAATGATTCTAAGAGAATGTATTAATTCCAAAAAGTGGCGTTATTATTCATTTATATTACTACTCTTAGTTTTAATAGGTATTTTTATTATTTTTGTTCTTCAAAAAGGAGAATTAGAAAACCTCTCATTATCACAACTATTATCTCTAAAGTATGTTTGGATTCCAGTATTACAAATTTTCTTATTAGTTCTAGGTTTTGTATTTAGTAAGGTTAGACTACTTCTTTATGGTTTTGCACTATTCCTATTACCTTTTTTCACTGGTCATGCTGCATATCCTCGATATGGTGGGTATTTATCAATGCTTGTTTACGGGTTACACCTAGTAGCTGCATCCATTTGGATTGGTGGGTTATTTTCCATACTAACTTTACCTCGTAAATCTGAGTTTAAGGAGAAATTAAAGGAAATTTTACCTTCGTTTTCTAAGTGGGCATTAATGAGCCTAATCATCATTGTTTGCACTGGTCTATACATGACTAATCAATATGTACCTTCTTTTTCTACTGAGAGCTTTGTCCAAAGTGAATGGGGAAAGGCTGTTGTGGTGAAGATAATTGCTACTATATTTATTTTAATTATTGGTTTCTTTCAAAGAAGAACGATTAAAAGGTTTATAACAAAAGGAATTAATACAATCATTACACGAGCTAAAATAGAATTAGTTTATGCTGTATTTATTGTTCTATTTGCTTCTTTACTACTAGTTTCTTCACCTGGAGCTGCTGAACAAGGTGTGTATCCAACATCAATGGAAAAAGAAGGGGTTAAATTAGACATAGATTTCACACCTCTTTATCCAGGATTAAATGTATTAACGATGGACTTTGAAGAAAAGGTCAAAAATGTTGAAGTAACCCTTTCAATGCCACCAAACTATAAAGTTAACTACAATGCCTTTAAAGTGGATGATAGAACCTTTAAAATAACAGGAAATCTTCTTCATGCTGCTGGCACAATGGAAATGGAGGTAAAGGCTAAGAAAGAGGATGGAGAAGAAATAGAATATATTTTTAGAATCGTCATACCTGGGGAAATGAGATTTAATGAATAA
- a CDS encoding DUF2268 domain-containing protein encodes MYNTYKFINTFEQYEELLSISDIEERRDYFRYNMMSPFKDMWNLINVPIKAKQENGYDVLMATKMLGYADISNDKQIQLGLSLLKENNAYVVAENTIKTCIEKANKAGLKVNADEIKFGMYVANPDKLKLQQGYTGFGGIPGFITVNIYPNDYNLSKIPAVIAHEFHHNIRFSYFDWDHGNVTVGDYIVIEGLADSFAKELYGTEQLGPWVTSIERDDLEYSIYVIGEALNIKGFSEVSSYMFGDEIAKHEGYKPVGLSFGAGYAVGYEVVQSFMKKNNKTIYETTLISSNEIINGSELFSL; translated from the coding sequence ATGTACAATACATATAAATTTATTAATACATTCGAACAATATGAGGAATTACTTTCAATATCAGATATAGAAGAAAGAAGAGATTATTTTCGTTATAATATGATGTCGCCGTTTAAGGACATGTGGAATTTAATAAATGTTCCTATTAAAGCAAAACAAGAAAATGGTTATGACGTATTAATGGCTACGAAAATGTTAGGTTATGCAGATATTTCTAACGATAAACAAATTCAACTGGGTCTTTCCCTTTTAAAAGAAAATAACGCCTATGTGGTAGCAGAAAATACTATCAAAACGTGTATAGAAAAAGCTAATAAGGCAGGTTTGAAAGTGAACGCCGATGAAATAAAATTTGGTATGTATGTCGCAAATCCAGATAAGTTAAAACTTCAACAAGGATATACGGGATTTGGTGGTATTCCTGGATTTATTACTGTGAATATTTATCCAAATGATTATAATTTATCTAAAATACCTGCTGTTATTGCTCATGAGTTTCATCACAATATTCGTTTTTCTTATTTTGATTGGGATCATGGAAATGTAACAGTAGGAGATTATATTGTCATAGAAGGATTAGCAGATTCGTTCGCAAAAGAGCTGTATGGTACAGAACAGCTGGGACCTTGGGTGACTAGTATTGAAAGGGATGATTTAGAGTATTCAATCTATGTTATTGGAGAGGCTCTAAACATAAAAGGATTTTCTGAAGTAAGTAGTTACATGTTTGGTGATGAGATTGCCAAACATGAAGGATATAAACCAGTAGGTCTATCTTTTGGAGCTGGTTATGCAGTAGGTTATGAGGTTGTTCAATCTTTTATGAAAAAGAATAATAAAACGATATATGAAACAACGTTAATTTCTAGTAATGAGATTATTAATGGATCTGAATTATTTTCTTTATGA
- a CDS encoding alpha/beta fold hydrolase codes for MFIQINDFKLFAKLVGENTGKPTIVMDAGYGDYSKTWDSVISDLSLLTDVLIYDRAGLGKSESSSKPRTSIEMIKELREVVKGTKIKLPFILVGHSFGGVNARMYATEYPKDVCGLILVDSTPEDYRERFLPTMSNEFQEAYNKQFVHEGNYDEFMESLKQLKTSKRKINVPLIVLSAGKKAHYSTKSQELWNEMQRDILEISTNGELVIAENSAHYIQNDEPEFLVNAVKRLLSRF; via the coding sequence ATGTTTATACAAATAAATGATTTTAAATTATTTGCTAAATTGGTTGGTGAAAATACTGGAAAGCCCACAATAGTGATGGATGCTGGATATGGTGACTATTCAAAGACGTGGGATTCAGTTATTTCTGATCTATCATTGCTTACAGATGTTTTAATTTATGATAGAGCAGGACTAGGGAAAAGTGAATCAAGTTCTAAACCAAGAACGAGCATTGAAATGATTAAAGAATTAAGAGAAGTAGTTAAAGGAACTAAGATCAAACTCCCTTTTATCTTAGTTGGTCATTCATTTGGTGGAGTTAACGCAAGAATGTATGCAACTGAATATCCCAAAGATGTCTGTGGACTTATATTGGTTGATTCTACACCTGAGGATTATAGAGAAAGATTTCTTCCAACGATGTCAAACGAGTTCCAAGAGGCATATAACAAACAATTTGTTCATGAAGGTAATTACGATGAATTTATGGAAAGCTTAAAACAGTTAAAGACATCAAAAAGAAAAATAAATGTGCCATTAATCGTTCTATCAGCTGGTAAAAAAGCTCATTATTCAACAAAGTCACAAGAATTATGGAATGAGATGCAGAGAGATATTCTTGAAATATCTACAAATGGGGAGCTGGTGATTGCTGAAAATTCTGCACATTATATACAAAATGATGAGCCAGAGTTTCTAGTTAACGCAGTAAAAAGATTACTAAGCAGATTTTAA
- a CDS encoding helix-turn-helix domain-containing protein, with the protein MNVLCEKRSYTREFTTHHHEFGQFLFPLRGSLDIQTKWQEVNLKSDYCFYIPPKLEHNYRSEDRNEFLILDIPTHYLPENTSDMYIRLDQQWNAIRYLLLEEVKSPENLSSLINLTRYVTNKLQTSKPPSIEYIHNHYKEQIKLETLAKIEHFHPVYYSAWFKKQTGKSPKAYISELRLKEAKHLLISTKWSMSEISEELRFENSSSFTRWFVKREGISPQKYRILNNG; encoded by the coding sequence ATGAACGTATTATGTGAGAAAAGATCCTATACTAGAGAGTTTACAACTCATCATCATGAGTTTGGACAATTTCTTTTTCCATTAAGAGGCTCCTTAGATATCCAAACGAAGTGGCAAGAAGTCAACCTTAAATCCGATTATTGTTTTTATATTCCTCCCAAGTTAGAACATAACTACCGTTCTGAGGACAGGAATGAATTCTTAATCTTAGATATTCCAACACACTATTTGCCAGAGAATACAAGTGACATGTATATACGGTTGGATCAACAATGGAATGCTATTCGTTATTTACTACTCGAAGAGGTAAAGAGTCCAGAGAACCTATCTTCCCTAATAAATTTAACTAGATATGTAACTAACAAACTCCAAACCTCCAAGCCACCTTCTATTGAATACATTCACAATCATTATAAGGAGCAAATTAAATTAGAGACATTAGCAAAAATAGAACATTTTCATCCAGTGTATTATTCAGCATGGTTTAAGAAACAAACTGGAAAAAGCCCAAAAGCATATATTTCTGAACTTCGTTTGAAAGAGGCGAAACATTTATTAATTTCAACAAAATGGTCCATGTCAGAGATTAGTGAGGAATTACGTTTTGAGAATTCTTCATCGTTTACTAGGTGGTTTGTGAAGCGGGAGGGAATATCTCCACAAAAATATAGAATTCTTAACAATGGATAA
- a CDS encoding sensor histidine kinase gives MKWHSIVVKLGASILLLVLAILLPLGFIMNQIFSGFYFSKVQEQIDDLSSRYAESINTLDRQHLNMFEQLATLTGQEIIIVNKEGVVVANSGIPSLPKGEKINSKEFDLLSINKATQKEYYDEINNRRYLSVGKPIYTDRVIIGGIYVLASIEDMYQSVDMIEKSVTLAGIGAIFLALGFIFILSRKLSNPLLEMEKATRKIAKGDLNTRVSKGTKDEVGSLAAAINDLALELQRYRSNRREFFANISHELRTPITYLEGYANALENNLYQSDEEKEQYLQIIQQEASRLSKLVADLFELSKMEEGKIDLHFESVDLVEVVENALIKTTIKAKEKGLQIDFNRLTNIPSIYADGLRMEQIVLNLIENSIRYTEKGTISVKLSKELNSIILAVEDTGIGIPEDDVPFLFERFYRVEKSRSRDFGGTGLGLAIVKQLVELQGGAITVKSKVRKGTCFELTFPINRGDVQ, from the coding sequence ATGAAGTGGCACAGCATTGTTGTCAAATTAGGTGCAAGTATCTTACTTCTTGTATTAGCCATTTTGCTTCCACTCGGTTTCATTATGAATCAGATATTTTCTGGTTTTTATTTTAGCAAAGTACAAGAGCAAATTGATGACCTTTCTAGTCGATATGCCGAATCTATAAATACATTAGATCGTCAACATCTTAACATGTTTGAACAATTGGCAACTTTAACTGGCCAAGAGATTATCATTGTGAATAAAGAAGGAGTAGTAGTAGCAAATTCAGGAATTCCAAGTTTGCCAAAAGGGGAAAAAATTAATTCAAAGGAGTTTGACTTACTTTCTATAAATAAGGCTACTCAAAAAGAGTATTATGATGAAATAAACAATAGACGTTATTTAAGTGTTGGAAAGCCAATTTATACTGATCGTGTGATCATCGGTGGGATCTATGTGTTAGCTTCAATCGAGGACATGTATCAGTCGGTAGATATGATAGAAAAATCAGTAACTTTAGCAGGAATAGGAGCTATTTTCTTAGCGTTGGGATTTATTTTTATCTTATCACGAAAATTATCAAATCCACTCTTAGAAATGGAGAAAGCAACTCGAAAAATCGCAAAAGGTGATTTAAATACGAGAGTTTCAAAAGGAACAAAAGATGAAGTTGGTTCACTTGCAGCTGCTATAAATGATTTAGCATTAGAATTACAGCGTTACCGCTCAAATAGAAGGGAATTTTTTGCAAACATATCACATGAGTTGCGAACCCCAATTACTTATTTAGAGGGGTATGCAAATGCATTGGAAAATAATCTATATCAATCTGATGAAGAAAAGGAGCAATACCTTCAAATTATCCAACAAGAAGCTAGTAGATTGTCAAAATTAGTTGCTGATTTATTCGAGTTATCTAAAATGGAGGAAGGAAAGATTGATTTACATTTTGAATCAGTAGATTTGGTCGAAGTGGTAGAAAATGCACTTATAAAGACGACAATAAAAGCTAAAGAAAAAGGATTACAAATAGATTTTAACAGATTGACTAATATTCCGAGTATCTATGCTGATGGTTTAAGAATGGAACAAATTGTTTTAAATTTGATTGAAAATTCTATCCGTTATACTGAAAAAGGTACGATAAGTGTAAAGCTTTCTAAAGAATTAAATAGCATAATTTTGGCTGTTGAAGATACAGGAATTGGTATTCCAGAAGACGATGTTCCATTTTTATTTGAGAGATTTTATCGTGTTGAGAAATCTCGATCAAGAGATTTCGGAGGGACAGGTCTAGGTTTAGCCATCGTTAAGCAACTTGTTGAACTTCAAGGTGGGGCTATAACAGTGAAAAGTAAAGTGAGAAAAGGGACATGTTTTGAGCTGACATTCCCAATTAATAGGGGAGATGTTCAGTGA
- a CDS encoding F510_1955 family glycosylhydrolase, translating into MKLKSLFTMLILFILSIPVDVFAHGTEEEHKQEVMTNTFLTYGIFISTVLLIVGVIVLLTVKSRLKTVNVKKQEGRIKRDKLNRWLKVSQWVSLVSLLVLIATASFKIVNDGGKDGQVEFMHIHGLGITDNGDEVYVPAHDGLKVFKDGMWSNAEGEKHDYMGFSMVDDGFYSSGHPGEGSNLKNPFGVIKTTDMGKSLEMLDLYGEIDFHGMAVGYKSHAIYVINPQANSRMDDTGLYYSTDDTRTWTKSEMEGLDGKISSLAVHPTDDAIVALGTNEGIFISKDYGQTFEGISDSPTTAVSFSLEGELFAGIVSSTFTISKFDIETNGQTKLSIPSLTGENAIGYIGVNPQNEQQILFTTFEKDIYITQNGGESWEKIAEKGIGSTMNIQTSQSQTESQHSHGSILNMEVTAKMKIH; encoded by the coding sequence ATGAAGTTAAAGTCATTATTTACAATGTTAATTCTTTTTATATTATCAATTCCGGTCGATGTATTTGCTCATGGGACTGAGGAGGAACATAAACAAGAGGTTATGACTAATACCTTTTTGACCTATGGAATCTTTATATCAACAGTCTTATTAATTGTAGGGGTAATTGTATTATTGACAGTTAAGAGTCGTTTAAAGACAGTAAATGTAAAAAAACAAGAAGGAAGAATAAAAAGAGATAAGTTAAACAGATGGTTGAAGGTCAGCCAGTGGGTTTCTTTAGTATCCTTATTAGTCTTAATTGCTACAGCTTCGTTTAAGATAGTAAATGATGGAGGAAAAGATGGTCAGGTAGAGTTTATGCATATCCATGGTTTAGGTATCACTGATAATGGGGATGAAGTTTATGTACCTGCTCATGATGGCTTAAAAGTCTTTAAAGACGGCATGTGGAGTAACGCAGAGGGGGAAAAACATGACTATATGGGATTCTCTATGGTAGATGACGGTTTTTATAGTAGTGGACATCCAGGTGAAGGTTCTAATTTAAAAAATCCATTTGGTGTGATTAAAACAACTGATATGGGTAAAAGTCTAGAGATGCTAGACTTATATGGGGAAATTGATTTTCATGGAATGGCTGTTGGCTATAAATCACACGCAATTTATGTTATAAATCCACAAGCAAATTCAAGAATGGATGATACTGGACTATATTACTCCACAGATGATACGAGAACCTGGACGAAGAGTGAAATGGAAGGTCTCGATGGGAAGATATCATCTTTAGCCGTACACCCAACTGATGATGCAATTGTTGCTTTGGGTACAAATGAGGGGATATTTATTTCAAAAGACTATGGACAAACGTTTGAGGGAATTTCTGATTCTCCAACAACAGCAGTATCATTTTCATTAGAAGGAGAGTTGTTTGCTGGAATTGTTTCTAGCACCTTTACCATTTCAAAGTTTGATATTGAAACAAATGGACAAACAAAACTTTCTATCCCATCGTTAACAGGCGAAAATGCAATAGGTTATATTGGAGTGAATCCACAGAATGAACAACAAATTCTCTTTACAACTTTTGAAAAGGATATCTATATTACTCAAAATGGCGGTGAAAGTTGGGAGAAAATTGCTGAGAAAGGGATAGGCTCTACGATGAATATTCAAACATCTCAATCCCAAACAGAAAGTCAACATTCTCATGGGAGCATACTGAACATGGAAGTAACAGCAAAGATGAAGATCCATTAG